TACTTCGGGATCAGGAAGCAGATGGTAGTGAGTTGTTTAACTAGTCTTATTTATAGACTTCATTTAAAGGGATGGtttttactagggatcgacagattatcggtttggccgatattattggccgatattcacgatttttgacgttatcggtatcggcattaCCTTGCCGATGATGAGATaatgtcccgccccccccccccccgcccccattgcctccccccgccacattgcctcccctatccccggttttataattacctgttcccgggggtctggggcccgcgctacttctggcttctgGCTGCGTCCTGTGTTAagctgtgcgctgcgcagcgcagtgACATCgtcaacgtgacgtcaccgtcactgcgcacagtgacagctcaggacgggagccagaagtagcgcagtccccaggaacaggtaattataaaaccggggagagGGAAGGCAATTGGGCAGCAGCGGTGGGGGTGGCGTGCGGTGCGGGGGGATGgctggggggcagcggcggtggttgggaggacccccagaaaggcagggggagagaagcgggtggtggcggtggtCTCTGATTCAGCCAAAGCCACTGCAGCGGCTTCTTCGGGGCCGGGGGTGGTTGGGTGTTagagatagccgataacttataccggaatatcggtataagttatcggctatcagcctgaaaggccacagattatcggtatcggccctaaaaaaatatcggtcgatccctcgtTTTTACATACTGCATCTTTCAGAAGAGGATGTCATTAGTAAGGGGAACAGTTCAGTgacccccagcaatctcaacCATGTCCATCTCCTAGTCTGAAGTCAGAATTTCCTATTTATCAGTGACAGGAGTCTTGTGAGGACTCGCCGGTATTTAGCTTGTTGGTTTTTTACTATGTGCATAACTAATGAAAAAATGCATCACTTATGCAAACCAATTTCTCTACAGTAATATATTATAGTAAATCTGAACAGAACCCAAGCTGGATAGCTGGCCATATACTGGGTGCCAGAATAATTTTATCACTTCTGGGGCAGATAATGGGAAAGGagacaaaatgaaaaatttcttcCTTTTTAAAGCACCCACAAGATGACCAAGGATGTAGATCATCCTGTATTGTAGTATATGTATTGTCTATTATGTCCTACAACATGATTACCAAGCTCAATGATACATTTTCCAGCCTGAAATAAAATCAACACAACCTCACCTTGTCACTGTGAGGAGATGAAGACCTCGAGGACTCTGACTTCTGGTCCTGCCTTTCTGGTGATGAGGACTTTGAACAGGAACTACGTCTGGAACGGGATGACCTCTCTGTAGAAGAACGTGATGACCGAgatgaggaggaagatgatgatgatgatgatgaagatgaagaagacgaggaagaggaggaggaagatgaagaaGAGGTTCTACTTCGACGGAATTCTACCACAGGGGCATCCTTGACAACTTCTACTGCTTCATAAGTATCTTCTTCTATTTCATGGTATACATCTTTTTTGGGGACCAATTCATCTGTAGTATGAAGGACAAGTGATGCATCACAGTCTGGTTTAACAGATTCATCTTCATTTTGTGCTTTGGTCTTTTCTAATACATCAGTAACTTCATCGTTGTCAGACTTATTAGCCTCAGGTAATAATATCTGGTCTGGTGCAAAACCTACATCCATAATGCATTCTGTCTGCCTTAGCTGTGATGGTGGCGTTGACACAGTCTGAACCTCACCCTCTTTCCTTTGTAAACTTTCACGGTCATCTTCTTTTGTAGATTGCATAACAGATTCGTTATCTACCTGATATTGTGCTGGTGATGGTAACATAGTTATTTCAGGTTCTTCCACATTATGTTCAACTGGTTCTACAGAAAGAATTTGTTCTGAGTGTTCTGTTGCTGAAGCTTTTTCATGAACTGCAGAAATTAATTCCGTCTCCATTTCACCCTTTTCCTGTCCAATAACTGGTGCCAATTCATGCACCTTCTGTACAATAACAACAGGTGCACTCTTTTCTTCTACTTCTCGCTTTTTATGTGCAATAATTGGTGCACTCTTTTCTTCTACTTCTCGCTTTTTATGTGCAATAATTGGTGCACTCTTTTCTTCTACTTCTCGCTTTTTATGTGCAATAATTGGTGCACTCTTTTCTTCTATTTCACGCTTTTTATGTGCAATAACTAGTGCACTCTTTTCTGCCAATTTATGTTCTTGTACAATAACTGGTGCACTCTTTTCTGCCAATTTATGTTCTTGTACAATAATTGGTGCACTCTTTTCTTCTACTTCTCGCTTTTTATGTGCAATAATTGGTGCACTCATTTCTATTTCACGCTTTTTATGTGCAATAACTGGTGCACTCTTTTCTGCCAATTTATGTTCTTCTTGTACAATAACTGGTGCACTCTTTTCTGCCAATTTATGTTCTTCTTGTACAATAACTGGTGCACTCTTTTCTGCCAATTTATGTTCTTCCTGTACAATAACAGGTGCACTCTTTTCTTCTATTTCACGCTTTTTATGTGCAATAACAGGTGCACTCTTTTCTTCTATTTCACGCTTTTTATGTGCAATAACAGGTGCACTCTTTTCTTCTATTTCACGTTTTTTATGTGCAATAACTGGTGCACTCTTTTCTGCCAATTTATGTTCTTCTTGTACAATAACTGGTGCACTCTTTGCTGCCAATTTGTGTTCTTCCTGTACATTAACTGGTGCACTCTTTTCTGCCAATTTGTGTTCTCCCTGTACAATAACTGGTGCACTCTTTTCTGCCAATTTGTGTTCTCCCTGTACAATAACTGGTGCACTCTTTTCTGCCAATTTGTGTTCTCCCTGTACAATAACTGGTGCATTCTTTTCTGCCAATTTATGTTCTTCCTGTACAATAACTGGTGCACTCTTTTCTTCTATTTCACGCTTTTTATGTGCAATAATTGGTGCACTCTTTTCTGCCAATTTATGTTCTTCCTGTACAATAACAGGTGCACTCTTTTCTTCTATTTCACGCTTTTTATGTGCAATAACTGGTGCACTCTTTTCTTCTATTTCACGCTTTTTATGTGCAATAACTGGTGCACTCTTTTCTGCCAATTTATGTTCTTCCTGTACAATAACTGGTGCACTCTTTTCTTCTATTTCACGCTTTTTATGTGCAATAACTGGTGCACTCTTTTCTTCTATTTCACGCTTTTTATGTGCAATAATTGGTGCACTCTTTTCTGCCAATTTATGTTCTTCCTGTACAATAACTGGTGCACTCTTTTCTGCCAATTCATGTTCTTCCTGTACAATAACTGGTGCACTCTTTTCTGCCAATTTGTGTTCTTCCTGTACAATAACTGGTGCACTCTTTTCTGCCAATTTGTGTTCTTCCTGTACAATAACTGGTGCACTCTTTTCTGCCAATTTGTGTTCTTCCTGTACAATAACTGGTGCACTCTTTTCTGCCAATTTGTGTTCTTCCTGTACAATAACTGGTGCACTCTTTTCTGCCAATTTGTGTTCTTCCGGTACAATAACTGGTGCACTCTTTTCTGCCAATTCATGTTCTTCCTGTACAATAACTGGTGCACTCTTTTCTGCCAATTTGTGTTCTTCCTGTACAATAACTGGTGCACTCTTTTCTGCCAATTCATGTTCTTCCTGTACAATAACTGGTGCACTCTTTTCTGCCAATTCATGTTCTTCCTGTACAATAACTGGTGCACTCTTTTCTGCCAATTTATGTTCTTGTACAATAACTGGTGCACTTTTTGCCAATTTGTGTTCTTCCTGTACAATAACTGGTGCACTCTTTTCTGCCAATTTGTGTTCTTCCTGTACAATAACTGGTGCACTCTTTTCTGCCAATTTGTGTTCTTCCTGTACAATAACTGGTGCACTCTTTGCAAATGTATGGTCTTCCTTTGCAATATTTGATACATTCTTCTCTGCCAATTCATTGTCTTCCTGTGCAATAACTGGTACACTCTTCTCTACCAATTCATGGTCTTCCTTTTCAATAATTGGTGCACTCTTCTCTACCAATTCATGGTCTTCCTTCTCAATAACTGGTGCACTCTTCTCTACCAATTCATGGTCTTCCTTCTCAATAATTGGTGCACTCTTCCCTGCCAATTCATTGTCTTCATGTGCAATAACTGGAACATGCTCTTCAGCCAACTCGTGCTCCTTCTGTGCAATAACTGGAACATCCTCCTCTGCCATTGTCACATCAGACTGCTGAGCATTTAAAGTACTCTCTAAAGGTTGGGACCCAACTTCCTCTAGATCCATACTATTTTCTTCACATTCTTTTGAAGAAATAGCTTCTTTAGTAATCTGTGCAATGATGTCTTTTGTTTCAGCTGCAGGTACTGTTACAGGTGCAACCACAGTATTATGTTGCCCATCAGGTGCCAAGAAGCTGGCAAGAGGTTCTCTTTCTGAATTATTTGTTGAATCCTTCTCAACCATAATATCTTCAGGGGCATCTATGTCCATAGCACTGTCCTGTTCTGATGTTTCTGAAATATGGATTATCGTATTTGTGACTGGTGTTTCTGGACTTTGATGCACAGAGACATTATCAGCTTGTTGATGTACCTTAGATGCAGTAGTGGAATTTTCTGTAGAACATGAGGACAATGCTGAAATGCTTGAAGAGGTTGGAATTGCTTCAGCTACTAGTCCAGCATTTTCCAGATTGGCTACCAGTTCCAAATTCTTAGTTGGTAAAATATTAGGGGGATCTTCTATATTTACAGTAACATGTACAGTTTCATCTATATTTACAGCTTCTTGTTTATCTGGTGAGATGGGCACTGGAGGCACTGCAGTATCTTCTGTGATATCATCTACAATCATAGGGCAATCTTCTGGTACTTTTTTAGACTCAGATTCATGAACGATTTGTGTTTCTGTATATGGCTTCATTGAGGTCTCCTCTGCTGTATAGGTGGACTGTTGTATGTCTGGGACTGTTTTGGGAACAATGGCTTCTGCTGATGCCACATTTGCAGAGTCTTGTACTTCTGTGCTATTGTCTGTCATTTCCAACGTTTCTTCAGTAATGGATGGTCTCTTGTTTTGTGCAGTCCTTTCTGAGGTCTTTATCAAAGATGTTTCCTCAGTATGCTGAACTGTAGTATCTAGGGAGGACTTTTCCATTGGGGATGGGCCAAAATTATTTTCACTCTCTGTCAAAGAATTATCAGGGACAATCTTTGTGCTGATGGTTTCTTTAGTGTCTGTTTCTAAAACTGACAATAAAGGATCCCCTAATTGAGGTTCATCAGCAATATCTTCTGATTTTACCTCCAATTTAGTTTTCTGCATTTTGCCGGCCTTAGAGAGCTTTCTTTTAGTTTTCTCCTCTGGTCTTACTTCAGATACTTTTAGAACACTTTTTTGTTCACTATCCACTGGCTCATTGAATATCACTGGTGCTTTTGCTTTCTCCGGAACATCCACTTTTTGTATAGATTTTACATTTTCCGCTTGGTCCTGATGTGCACTTGATCTTCTTATCCTTAACCTCCTTGTCTTAGGTAAGCTAGGGGAACAAGCTGGTGATTTTTCAGATTCATTTGGACCACTAACCAACAATGAACTCACATCTGATTTGTCATGCAAAGATCTTGACTTAGCACTTGATCTTACAAACTCAGGAGAGCTGGACAAAGACTGGCTTTCTTTTGCATCAGAACAAGGCTGAAGGTCTTGTTTTTCCAATATGGACATGGCCTGAACACCCCTTGAAGATAACTTCTCCACTATTTGCAAACTTTGTGTACACACAGATGCTGTCCCTTCCAATTTTGAACGAACGGGAGGCTTCATTAATACCAGAGATGATTTGACTTTTGCATCCTTTGTGGTAGAAGCTCCTGTTGAGGCATTTTTAGTGTCTTTGTACACCTGTGATTCTTGTTTTACAGTCTCCACGTTTTCATCTTCCTGTTCATTGGGTGCAGTCTGTTGAATAACACTTGTTGATACTGGTGCCTGATGTAATGCTGCATCTGCACCAGTCTCAATACGTTCTCTTGCCTGGCGTCTCCATTTCTGTGGTGATCTTTGACTCTTCGGGCTCTCTTTGATGAGCAGCCTTGAAGAGCTTGTTTTCTCAGACACTGGTAAAACTTGCTTCTCAGAAATCTGCTGGTGCATACCTTCAAGAGACAGCATTGGAGGAACACGTTCCTCCACAGTCTCCTCTCCTTCAAGGGTTGCTGGTTTAGAAAGAGTTTCTGACAACTGAGGTGGAGAAGGGGACCGTTTCAATTTTGGTGACTTTTTGTGTTGAATAGTTGTTCTTGAGGATCTTCTTCTTTTGGGAGTTTCTTCCTCATCCTTCTCAACTGCTAGCTCCTTTTCTTCTTCcatttcttcctcctcttcttcaccTACCTCTTCAACTTCTTTTACAGCAGATTTACATGCACGTGTTGATGATCTGCGTGGTTCTTGCTCTTGCACTGGTGGTGTAACTACACTTTGTTTAGGAACTTTGGtctgcaacataaaaaaaaaaaaaaactaagcctGAAACACTAGTTAAGGCCAGCAGGGCTAAGTATTTTTTATTGTagtcatgcaggaaaagtaatattTTTGGCACAATTTTTTCTAACATATAACTTATTGTTTTACTGTTAACTCTTTTGGGAACAACAAATGCTATTTGACCATTTTTTGTGTCCTAGATGTATGCATAAATAGcatattccctttaaaggggtactccactggccagtgttccggctgcgttcagaacatttaggccctcatgacatcaggccacacccgctcaatgcaagtctatgggagagggagtgGCAGCCGAAACActggccagttgagtacccctttaatctaagggTTGGTACAATTACAGAAATACCAAAATATGTATAGTTTCTTTAGATTTTACTATTTTTGCACAATAGGACAttttactagaaaaaaaaatatatgaaagttttATTTCACTGCATTCCAAGAGCCTTAACAGTCATTTTTCTACAAATGTAgccgtatgaggactcattttgtaAAAAGTGTGATGTGTTTTAATAGGAACATTTTGGGAAACACAAATTATTAAACAACTTTTAGAATTCCcttttgtataataaaaaaattgatttcTACTGTAAAACTGTTATTTCAACCTGTTCCGATATAAATGTAACTGTATGTCCAGTGTGTTCTTGCATATGGACCTACAGTTACATCCAATAAGGATACCAGCATAGCAGCTGTGCTGGTGTCGGAGGAAGAGTCTGCTTAGCTATGCcagtcacagtaaaaaaaaaaaaaatatgtaaaataaaaaaaatataaaaaaccctcacaataaaaaaagatacaacaatatatacacacatacataaatcagAAACATACAGGGGTTCTTCAAGTTACAAAATTGTAAtaggttccgggacgaccattttatgttgaaaccattgtatgttgagaccataactctatggaaacctggtaattggttctgaagcccccaaaatgtcatccaaaaataggagtgaggattaaagaaaaataagtagataactaatacagtggtccctcaacatacgatggtaattcgttccaaacgacccatcgtttgtcgaatccatcgtatgttgagggatccgtgcaatgtaaagtataggaagtaatactcacctgtccccgtcgctccagaccaggtcatcaccgctcacactgctgttccaggggctcctgatgctgtcgcGCTGCTCccgtgtcttcttcgcgatcctccggtgtcttgcgcatcttctgcagggtccgggcctcgctttctggtgacgttattacgctgctgcgccggtgcggcgtgcgtagtgacgtaataacgacgccggaaagcaaggcccggaccctggagaagatgcgcaagacaccggaggatcgcgaagtggacccggagcagcgggaataggtaagtgaacctgctggggcacattacactgctatccgacagcagcttaagcattttgcgctgtcggatagcagttaatgcgatggccccgacatataaaagcatcgtatgtcgatgctgacatcgacatgtgatggcctctgagaggcaatcgtatgtcgattttatcatatgtcggggccatcgtaggtcggggggtaacTGTATAgataatccttacatataaaagtaagaaagatctgctgggagctgtaaatcactgtatgtagaggacaggagcttcttcagggtccagtacagtacacacaatgtcctaaaaaagtaaaatggggcCGCCTTTACTTGGTTTCCAAAGGGGCAGCTATACCTGGCACAAgtaaagaatagtacagaacGTGTAGTACCTCCCTGAACTGTGTGTCTAACAACCCAGGctataaaacttaattttttttttttttttttacaaagcccAGAATTTGCCAAAagcaaaaaataattataatgtaAATGTAGAAAACACATTGGGTATTATTATAATCATACTGACTTTtagcataaaattgacatgtcaattataCCGCATTGTGAACACTGTTAAAATTTGTTAAACCTACTTCTCTAAAATAAGATACGGTAAATGAAAATCACTTTATTCTGGTTTGCAGGGCTCAGGAAAGTGAATGGACTTCACAAAGATATCTGTATAATCACAGCTACCCAGATAGATGATCAGAGCCTGCATGAGGATTGAAGGTACAACTGGTGTGcactttttgggtaaaatataTATCTTTGTATGTCTTATTATATGCAAAATATGGAATATATGTCAaactataaatataatatataaattaggtattgtCATAATCAGACCAACCTgcagaataaaataataaagtcaACATGTTATTTACATCACACATGTACCCCAGATTGGTACCAATGAAGACATCAACTTGTGTTGCAAAAATGTTTTGCCATCCCAAAGGCCTCTGCAACTTAATAGGATGCCTACAAAATTTCCTAAATAAAAAGAAGGCACAAAATCCACTAAGTACTCCATTATGCCTGTGCCCTGTGAGTCAAGTACAGCACATTGGCCACATATGGGACAATCTAAAAATAgaatgagggtatgttcacattgcggAACTGTAGCTGAActcagcctggcagccggcggtAGGATCGCGCGGCAATGCGCTGTCCCaatgatggctatgcagtgcttgcggacttccgcgcaaagaatgaacatgttctttctttgcgcggaacaatttcagcggcggaattgtccgccgctgaaattccgcagtgttaaCGGGTCTCGCAGATACTAACGTTCACAcagatgctaacgttcactgtgcggaattttactcgcggaattccgcacacGGAATTCCGCTggtattccgcagtgtgaacatacccttaggggagTTAATATAGAGAAGAATTTCTCTAgcaacatcagtctgcattacaaaagaaaaaaaattgattaaaatgaaagtttttccaaaacaaaaaatgtataatatttaAAAATTCTGCCTCTACTTTGCTTCAAtttctgtgaaacaactaaaggttaatacatttcctaaaatgtcattatgaatatgtGAAGGATGCAATTAATAAAAtggggtgtagagatgagcgaacttacagtaaattcgattcgtcacgaacttctcggctcggcagttgatgacttttcctgcgtaaattagttcagccttcaggtgctccggtgggctggaaaaggtggatacagtcctaggaaagagtctcctaggactgtatccaccttttccagcccaccggagcacctgaaagctgaactaatttatgcaggaaaagtcatcaactgccgagccgagaagtttgtgacgaatcgaatttactgtaagttcgctcatctctaatggggtGATTCACAGGGGCTTCTAGCTGAATTGAATTGGTCCCTAAAAATTTAGATCTGGAAGTGTTCTTGAAAATGAAGAAAGTTGCTGAAAAATATTTTTAGTCATCtaaagttctaaaaaaaaaaaaaaaaaaaaaaaaatgttaaagggcaTTTACAAAATAATGACTACATAAAGTAGACCTACTgtaaatgtgaattaataacCAATTTATGGACATGACAATTTCTCATGGAATTTAGCAGTCTTTTACAAAACGCTGCTGACTGTACCAACAAAAACTTAACTAACaaagtgtcacgaaaaaactaactcAGAATCACTtggataagttaaagcatccaaaAAGGATGACAACATGAACTAAGACAGGTCAAAGTCACCAAAAAGAAAAACCCATTGATGTTACAATACAATTAGCATCTTTCATGTCATTTTTTAAAATCTGTTTTCAGTCTAGTTCTGGACAGATATCTGCTCAGGTCTGCTTACTTCCCCTGTATTCCTCTCCCTAACAGGGGGGTGTCCCTGagcacataggccctcatttactattgcaaacccaacaagtTTTGTcaagttgtgcgccagattctgtcgcattgcatcagaaattctgtctgcgccagaattgaaaaaacccagactaactctccattttgctaagaaaacccccaaaaaggggcgtggctgcttGGAAAAGGGGCAGTGTTCTCCGAAAAGGggagtgttcccgacattttcacaaaaccccaaaatatttactaaggtttccacataaaatgtggtggatttcagctgagtaaaatgtgtaaaaaaaaaaagcaaagtgtagggaaaagtgcaaaatgtagagaaaccttagtaaataccgtggaaaataaattgtagggaattaaaacccacaaggaaacctacacaacactcttagtaagtgAGGGTCAGCTTTCATTTCCTGACTCAGTCAGTGCCTGCTGCAGGGACTAAGATGGAAACATCTAGTTAGGCTATTATATAAGGTCAAATATAAGGTAAAAACACAATATTTTTCCTTCTATTTGACATATATTAAAGATAgtcttaaaatttttttaattgcaacATATGAATATTTTATGTTGGTACCACCATCCCTGGTCCATAACTGTATATTTAGCCAAGTATGAGGAACATTTATGCTGTGGTGTGGAAAAAGGGTTAAGCATTGATGTAAGCAGTCAAAGAATGGAGGAACACATACCTGTTTAACTCGAGATGATCTCCTCCCCCGCTTCTTGGGAAACTCTTCTTCAGATTCTTCTGGGTCTTCCATAACAGGATGACCCTTTTCTGTAACAAAGTATTAACC
Above is a genomic segment from Hyla sarda isolate aHylSar1 chromosome 1, aHylSar1.hap1, whole genome shotgun sequence containing:
- the ACIN1 gene encoding apoptotic chromatin condensation inducer in the nucleus isoform X2, which translates into the protein MAELEDVTLDGRSLDSLRVTDLRAALEERGLAKSGQKSTLMKRLKGALMLENLQKHSSPHTGFQPNSQMGEEMGQNSFIKQYLEKQQELLRQKEAREAQETEEPFAESEDENVNPDIVPEPPDIICSVLKFPEVELGKHTPKKGHPVMEDPEESEEEFPKKRGRRSSRVKQTKVPKQSVVTPPVQEQEPRRSSTRACKSAVKEVEEVGEEEEEEMEEEKELAVEKDEEETPKRRRSSRTTIQHKKSPKLKRSPSPPQLSETLSKPATLEGEETVEERVPPMLSLEGMHQQISEKQVLPVSEKTSSSRLLIKESPKSQRSPQKWRRQARERIETGADAALHQAPVSTSVIQQTAPNEQEDENVETVKQESQVYKDTKNASTGASTTKDAKVKSSLVLMKPPVRSKLEGTASVCTQSLQIVEKLSSRGVQAMSILEKQDLQPCSDAKESQSLSSSPEFVRSSAKSRSLHDKSDVSSLLVSGPNESEKSPACSPSLPKTRRLRIRRSSAHQDQAENVKSIQKVDVPEKAKAPVIFNEPVDSEQKSVLKVSEVRPEEKTKRKLSKAGKMQKTKLEVKSEDIADEPQLGDPLLSVLETDTKETISTKIVPDNSLTESENNFGPSPMEKSSLDTTVQHTEETSLIKTSERTAQNKRPSITEETLEMTDNSTEVQDSANVASAEAIVPKTVPDIQQSTYTAEETSMKPYTETQIVHESESKKVPEDCPMIVDDITEDTAVPPVPISPDKQEAVNIDETVHVTVNIEDPPNILPTKNLELVANLENAGLVAEAIPTSSSISALSSCSTENSTTASKVHQQADNVSVHQSPETPVTNTIIHISETSEQDSAMDIDAPEDIMVEKDSTNNSEREPLASFLAPDGQHNTVVAPVTVPAAETKDIIAQITKEAISSKECEENSMDLEEVGSQPLESTLNAQQSDVTMAEEDVPVIAQKEHELAEEHVPVIAHEDNELAGKSAPIIEKEDHELVEKSAPVIEKEDHELVEKSAPIIEKEDHELVEKSVPVIAQEDNELAEKNVSNIAKEDHTFAKSAPVIVQEEHKLAEKSAPVIVQEEHKLAEKSAPVIVQEEHKLAKSAPVIVQEHKLAEKSAPVIVQEEHELAEKSAPVIVQEEHELAEKSAPVIVQEEHKLAEKSAPVIVQEEHELAEKSAPVIVPEEHKLAEKSAPVIVQEEHKLAEKSAPVIVQEEHKLAEKSAPVIVQEEHKLAEKSAPVIVQEEHKLAEKSAPVIVQEEHELAEKSAPVIVQEEHKLAEKSAPIIAHKKREIEEKSAPVIAHKKREIEEKSAPVIVQEEHKLAEKSAPVIAHKKREIEEKSAPVIAHKKREIEEKSAPVIVQEEHKLAEKSAPIIAHKKREIEEKSAPVIVQEEHKLAEKNAPVIVQGEHKLAEKSAPVIVQGEHKLAEKSAPVIVQGEHKLAEKSAPVNVQEEHKLAAKSAPVIVQEEHKLAEKSAPVIAHKKREIEEKSAPVIAHKKREIEEKSAPVIAHKKREIEEKSAPVIVQEEHKLAEKSAPVIVQEEHKLAEKSAPVIVQEEHKLAEKSAPVIAHKKREIEMSAPIIAHKKREVEEKSAPIIVQEHKLAEKSAPVIVQEHKLAEKSALVIAHKKREIEEKSAPIIAHKKREVEEKSAPIIAHKKREVEEKSAPIIAHKKREVEEKSAPVVIVQKVHELAPVIGQEKGEMETELISAVHEKASATEHSEQILSVEPVEHNVEEPEITMLPSPAQYQVDNESVMQSTKEDDRESLQRKEGEVQTVSTPPSQLRQTECIMDVGFAPDQILLPEANKSDNDEVTDVLEKTKAQNEDESVKPDCDASLVLHTTDELVPKKDVYHEIEEDTYEAVEVVKDAPVVEFRRSRTSSSSSSSSSSSSSSSSSSSSSSSSSRSSRSSTERSSRSRRSSCSKSSSPERQDQKSESSRSSSPHSDKDQLFSERSETECPAILSSEVLPLETLQPPPNTSTPPLQTIVRLQRNTFNQGHSPSNPSRRERRRSHAAYDAEEQIKRIRLEPQSEDQDQKSPVPGEQEVEEEHSPGDNNVAPESEETTMDTTETPTEGEVQETVPAQPQEENCDPGDKKESTTPPRTFKRKISVISAAKCSSQPPPASTTNSDNEGAHPARRRRWGASTATTQKKPSISISTDSLKSLIPEIKEIKQEAVVDLHAEDARISEDESERNGDDNSHDQGLKICRTVTQVVPAEVQENGQEEEEVACQNPPEEASVAVQESIPVEVEPPPPSEQEVKNPLPESPAQAEVRVSFALPPVTLGDTLLRRSISQQKTIVSVTIDDPVRTASQQPSPPLRKPSCIVHISNLVRPFTLGQLKELLSRTGTIVDENFWIDKIKSHCLVTYSTIEEAVSTRNSLHGVRWPQSNPKFLSVDFAEQDELDFHRGLLAERPPELKAEEPPHQHSHQHTHAPPLRGEHREHERGVREQWAEREREMERRERTRSEREWDRDKIREGPRSRSRDRRRKEHAKSKEKKNEKKEKVQEEPPAKLLDDLFHKTKAAPCIYWLPLTDDQIVKKVADRAERAKEREKRRKEQEEQEEEERKERAKEREKEAERNRERARDAEREKRREHSREHPRERERRDPKRHSRSRSRSTPVRDRGGRR